A genomic region of Papaver somniferum cultivar HN1 chromosome 7, ASM357369v1, whole genome shotgun sequence contains the following coding sequences:
- the LOC113295540 gene encoding uncharacterized protein LOC113295540, with the protein MSLGRTTNFQPSPASPFDTIQQFYKCINTRGWRNLTDFMAKDCIFEDYTFFVPFEGEKEIMQFFAQLTEAMGKNVKFATEHICRGDDSTIATMWHLEWNNIQIPFTRGCSFFECIRQEDRFLIKHARIINESPLKPGAMALTLLKLVTSLFDEFPQATEKFLKKPYAVL; encoded by the exons ATGTCACTAGGTAGAACCACCAATTTTCAACCTAGTCCAGCATCACCATTTGATACAATTCAACAGTTCTACAAATGCATCAATACCAGGGGCTGGAGGAACCTTACTGATTTCATGGCAAAAGATTGTATATTTGAGGATTACACGTTTTTTGTTCCCTTTGAGGGAGAAAAG GAAATTATGCAGTTCTTTGCGCAGCTGACCGAAGCCATGGGTAAGAATGTAAAGTTTGCGACAGAACACATATGCAGAGGTGATGATTCCACAATTGCTACTATGTGGCACTTAG AGTGGAACAATATACAAATACCCTTCACCAGAGGTTGCAGTTTCTTCGAATGCATAAGACAAGAAGACAGATTTCTCATCAA GCATGCCAGAATTATTAATGAGTCGCCTCTAAAACCAGGAGCAATGGCACTG ACCCTATTGAAGTTGGTTACTTCCTTATTCGACGAATTCCCACAAGCAACTGAGA AGTTCCTAAAGAAGCCCTACGCTGTACTTTAG